A section of the Trichormus variabilis 0441 genome encodes:
- a CDS encoding PadR family transcriptional regulator, with amino-acid sequence MSKKTKEQALVISALEEDLLTLLYQRSLYGLEFVNAIKEASRGTRELGLGSLYPTLARLEKNKLVTWRWGDEQTGPRRKYYDITPFGRATLENTWRFRKALLECSVEAESETFEHENQSVVGETKSLMSKFSKE; translated from the coding sequence GTGAGTAAGAAGACAAAAGAGCAAGCCCTTGTAATTTCAGCTTTAGAGGAAGACCTGCTGACACTTCTATACCAACGTAGTTTGTATGGACTGGAATTTGTTAATGCTATTAAAGAAGCAAGCAGGGGAACTCGTGAGTTAGGCTTAGGGAGCCTTTACCCTACCTTGGCAAGATTGGAGAAGAATAAATTAGTTACTTGGCGTTGGGGAGATGAACAAACTGGCCCACGGCGCAAGTATTACGACATCACTCCTTTTGGCAGAGCTACTTTAGAAAACACGTGGCGATTTCGCAAAGCCTTACTGGAATGCTCTGTGGAAGCTGAGTCTGAAACTTTTGAACATGAAAATCAATCCGTAGTCGGTGAGACAAAATCTCTAATGTCAAAATTTTCTAAAGAATAA